From a single Candidatus Defluviilinea gracilis genomic region:
- a CDS encoding ABC transporter permease, producing MAVITQPTTDSLVSQRSTRYGSLLRILRYSITRLLTLFVTVIIGIYLTIVIANMGGYVDEIMRGEIRDRVTQAIINSPAGQAMDLEVRQQLIKDKIASEEKRMGLDVPIAARNARYLANALTLNLGRAMNMTSDSGSKQVRLILLERLPATLLLMGISQLFLFFSSILLALNLSRKYGNFWDKLVVALSPTSAVPPWFYGIFLILIFAALLKVLPFGGMVDSPPPSNPFDYSLSLLKHLILPTFSLVLSSFFLSIYNYRTFFLIYSSEDYVDMAKAKGLPARDVERKYILRPTLPNIITNFALLIITLWTGATITETVFLWPGLGRALFQAIGLYDIPIIVGSTIIYAYLLAMTVFLLDFTYSLVDPRVKVGG from the coding sequence ATGGCAGTGATAACCCAACCCACAACCGATTCGTTGGTTTCCCAGAGATCGACGCGCTACGGCTCGTTGCTCCGTATCTTGCGATATTCCATCACGCGCCTGTTGACGTTGTTCGTCACCGTCATCATTGGCATTTATCTCACCATCGTCATCGCCAATATGGGCGGCTATGTGGATGAGATCATGCGCGGAGAGATTCGAGACCGCGTCACGCAGGCGATCATCAACAGCCCCGCGGGACAAGCCATGGACCTCGAAGTTCGCCAGCAATTGATTAAAGACAAGATCGCCTCGGAGGAAAAACGCATGGGCTTGGATGTGCCCATCGCGGCGCGGAATGCGCGCTATCTTGCGAACGCGCTGACCTTGAACCTGGGGCGCGCCATGAATATGACCAGCGACTCGGGGTCGAAGCAGGTGCGCCTCATCTTGCTGGAGCGCCTGCCCGCCACGCTGTTATTAATGGGCATCTCGCAATTATTCCTGTTTTTCTCCAGCATTCTGCTCGCTTTAAATCTTTCCCGCAAGTATGGAAATTTTTGGGACAAACTGGTCGTTGCATTATCGCCGACCTCCGCGGTGCCGCCCTGGTTTTACGGCATCTTTCTCATTCTGATCTTTGCGGCATTGTTGAAAGTGTTGCCTTTCGGCGGCATGGTGGATTCCCCCCCGCCCTCCAACCCGTTCGATTACTCCTTGAGCCTGCTTAAACATTTGATCCTCCCCACCTTCTCTCTTGTGCTAAGTTCGTTTTTTCTGAGCATTTATAACTACCGCACGTTCTTCCTGATTTACTCCAGCGAAGATTACGTGGATATGGCAAAGGCAAAAGGTTTGCCCGCCCGCGATGTGGAACGGAAGTATATTTTGCGCCCCACGCTTCCCAACATCATCACCAATTTTGCCCTGCTCATCATCACGCTATGGACGGGCGCGACCATCACCGAAACGGTCTTCCTGTGGCCCGGGCTGGGGCGCGCGCTCTTTCAGGCGATCGGGTTATATGACATTCCTATCATCGTCGGCTCGACCATTATTTACGCCTATCTGCTTGCCATGACAGTATTTCTGCTCGATTTCACGTACTCTCTCGTTGATCCGCGCGTAAAAGTTGGGGGCTGA
- a CDS encoding ABC transporter permease, with the protein MTALKNSIQKFFYYPSAVFGSFVVLLLVLLAVYAMLKIPYREAIRLWRGGEEVWYQNPKFAAPAWINYFSSTQYAESFSVTTRDGSLTGEFTPGAEGTGELLANYAFDFTYDTYPQDMILYFKSSYAEKQPFVSLEWLTPDGQTIRIANMAIGKEFTYRFAQDEKLKARLKTDDTIASLFSDRETGSPVKGQYRLLITATTFEPDSRVDAEFVFHGQVYGLAGTDQARRDLMVPLLWGAPVALTFGLIASLGSSVLTMIIAALGAWYSGWVDELIQRITEVNLVLPFLSILIMIGTFYSRSLWVILGATIALSIFTGAIKGFRSIFLQVKQSMYIEAARAYGASGIRIVFFYLIPRMIPLLIPGLVSSVPAFVFLEASLAVLGLGDPVLPTWGKIIQDANMNGALYRGYYYWILEPTILLMITGLGFAMLGFALDRIFNPKLRDA; encoded by the coding sequence ATGACCGCGCTGAAAAATTCGATTCAAAAGTTTTTTTATTACCCATCCGCTGTGTTTGGATCGTTCGTCGTTCTCCTGCTTGTGTTACTGGCTGTGTATGCCATGCTGAAGATTCCGTATCGCGAAGCCATCCGCCTGTGGCGAGGAGGGGAGGAAGTCTGGTATCAAAACCCGAAGTTTGCCGCGCCCGCATGGATCAATTATTTCTCGTCCACACAATACGCCGAATCGTTCTCGGTCACTACCAGAGATGGAAGCCTGACCGGCGAATTCACGCCCGGCGCGGAAGGCACAGGCGAGTTGCTCGCCAACTATGCCTTCGATTTCACCTATGATACCTACCCGCAGGATATGATCCTGTATTTCAAATCGAGCTACGCCGAGAAGCAACCATTCGTTTCGCTCGAATGGCTCACCCCCGATGGGCAAACGATACGCATCGCAAACATGGCGATCGGCAAGGAATTTACCTATCGTTTCGCCCAGGATGAAAAACTCAAAGCCCGCCTCAAAACGGACGATACGATCGCCTCGCTCTTCTCGGACCGTGAAACTGGTTCGCCGGTCAAGGGGCAGTATCGTCTCCTCATCACCGCCACCACCTTTGAGCCCGACTCGCGCGTAGATGCCGAATTCGTCTTTCATGGTCAGGTCTATGGGTTGGCGGGCACCGATCAGGCGCGCCGCGATCTGATGGTGCCGTTATTGTGGGGCGCTCCCGTTGCGTTGACGTTCGGCTTGATCGCCTCGCTCGGTTCCTCGGTATTGACGATGATCATCGCCGCGCTGGGCGCGTGGTATTCAGGCTGGGTCGATGAATTGATCCAACGCATTACCGAAGTGAACCTTGTTCTCCCCTTCCTGTCCATTCTCATCATGATCGGCACGTTCTACTCGCGTAGTCTGTGGGTGATCCTCGGCGCAACCATTGCCCTGAGTATTTTTACCGGCGCCATCAAGGGGTTTCGCTCGATATTTCTCCAGGTGAAGCAATCCATGTACATTGAGGCAGCGCGCGCCTATGGGGCAAGTGGAATCCGCATCGTGTTCTTTTACCTGATCCCGCGCATGATCCCATTGCTGATCCCGGGGCTGGTTTCCTCTGTGCCAGCCTTTGTCTTCCTCGAAGCCTCGTTGGCGGTCCTGGGCTTGGGTGACCCGGTCCTGCCGACCTGGGGCAAGATCATTCAGGATGCCAATATGAACGGCGCGTTGTATCGCGGCTATTACTACTGGATCCTGGAACCGACCATCCTGCTCATGATCACTGGCCTGGGGTTTGCCATGCTGGGCTTTGCCCTGGATCGTATCTTCAACCCCAAATTGAGAGACGCATGA
- a CDS encoding ABC transporter ATP-binding protein, producing the protein MNQTTSSKLLQIEKLELHFKTRGGAVQAVDGVNFTLDSNRAVVVLGESGCGKSSLAKAMLRLLPRNVDKYDGKVFLQGADVMEFDDEEFRKNVRWLGISLVPQAAMNALNPVIRVGEQVAEPAIIHLGLSKAEAMHLAQTMFQHVGVPQDFVSRYPFELSGGMRQRVALAMALVTSPSLIVLDEPTSALDLLTQANIMNVLKRIKHELGTSFILITHDIATSSELADEVAIMYAGQIVETGHARDFFPAPLHPYSQMLMASVPRLRSESNPMFITGQPPSLISPPKGCRFAARCPFRFEKCVEEPPVFEKNGRSVKCWLHA; encoded by the coding sequence ATGAACCAAACCACATCGAGCAAACTCCTTCAGATCGAAAAACTCGAACTGCATTTCAAAACACGCGGCGGCGCGGTGCAAGCCGTAGACGGCGTCAATTTCACGCTCGACTCGAATCGCGCGGTCGTCGTTCTCGGCGAATCGGGTTGCGGGAAGAGTTCGTTGGCGAAAGCCATGCTCCGCCTCCTGCCGCGCAATGTGGATAAATACGACGGCAAGGTATTCTTGCAGGGCGCGGATGTGATGGAATTCGATGATGAGGAATTCCGCAAGAATGTCCGCTGGCTGGGCATCTCGCTGGTGCCGCAAGCCGCGATGAATGCCCTCAACCCGGTCATCCGCGTTGGAGAACAGGTGGCGGAACCCGCCATCATTCATTTGGGACTGAGCAAAGCCGAAGCCATGCACCTCGCGCAAACAATGTTCCAGCATGTGGGCGTGCCGCAGGATTTTGTCAGCCGCTACCCCTTTGAGTTGAGCGGCGGGATGCGTCAGCGCGTGGCCCTGGCGATGGCGCTCGTCACCAGCCCCAGCCTGATCGTCCTCGATGAGCCGACCTCCGCCCTCGACCTGCTTACCCAAGCCAACATCATGAACGTTCTCAAACGGATCAAACACGAACTTGGCACATCCTTTATTTTGATCACGCATGATATCGCCACCTCCAGCGAACTGGCGGACGAGGTTGCCATCATGTACGCCGGTCAGATCGTGGAGACCGGTCACGCGAGAGATTTCTTTCCCGCGCCGCTTCACCCGTATTCGCAGATGTTGATGGCGAGCGTGCCGCGCCTGCGCAGCGAATCGAACCCGATGTTTATTACCGGCCAGCCGCCCAGCCTGATCAGCCCTCCAAAGGGGTGCCGTTTTGCGG